The Streptomyces luteogriseus genome includes a window with the following:
- a CDS encoding glycosyltransferase family 2 protein has protein sequence MSTPDVTVTVIVYNDAERLTRAVESVRRQTHANLEIVISDDHSTDATPAVAQRLAAQDPRIRHLRLERNSGGCSAPRNRALQIARAPFLMFLDSDDELPDNAVELLLAAHREREIDFAMGAVQRVRVDNGRRSTWMPHLVAERRTLDGIEADPRLFFEHLSTSKMYARAFLDRHDLRFPEGIHYEDQLFSAQAYCLAKTFTIIPEPVYRWYVAPFAASETASISNQRHKLANVRDRVHVQHLIDAFLAGSGHEALREDKDHKFLKHDLRMYAGDLPYRDDAWLTSFADIVTPYLDTLTPGAFARLPRAERVVVQLIRDRRLPEARLAARGLGHGVGPRRVTTDAQGRTYWGDRVPDSDWSRRELDISDLELETRPFPSAQFRHEITEITRGPGASIDLAIRTYDPALRLPVGPQRATLLIAPGGRRLRVHFRLSPVRPGLFEGHAHLDLAAASLPLHGFAGIRHPLLRLQHQRLSHTGLLLAPLTFPALTTRVPSHHLTVEPEGHAPGRLQVRWEPVGVTAKLIRPTARKLARPRVKRAARLLASALK, from the coding sequence ATGAGCACCCCCGACGTCACCGTGACGGTCATCGTCTACAACGACGCCGAACGGCTCACCCGCGCGGTCGAATCGGTCCGCCGCCAGACCCACGCCAACCTCGAGATCGTCATCAGCGACGACCACTCCACGGACGCGACCCCGGCCGTGGCACAGCGACTCGCGGCCCAGGACCCCCGCATCCGCCACCTGCGCCTGGAGCGGAACAGCGGCGGCTGCAGCGCCCCGCGCAACCGGGCTCTGCAGATCGCGCGTGCGCCGTTCCTGATGTTCCTCGACAGCGACGACGAACTCCCCGACAACGCCGTGGAACTGCTGCTCGCCGCGCACCGCGAACGCGAGATCGACTTCGCGATGGGGGCGGTGCAGCGGGTCCGCGTGGACAACGGCCGCCGCTCGACGTGGATGCCGCACCTGGTCGCCGAGCGCCGCACCCTCGACGGCATCGAGGCCGACCCGCGTCTGTTCTTCGAGCACCTGTCCACCAGCAAGATGTACGCCCGCGCCTTCCTCGACCGGCACGACCTGCGCTTCCCCGAGGGCATCCACTACGAGGACCAGTTGTTCTCGGCGCAGGCGTACTGCCTGGCCAAGACCTTCACGATCATCCCGGAGCCGGTCTACCGCTGGTACGTGGCGCCCTTCGCGGCCTCCGAGACGGCCTCGATATCCAACCAGCGGCACAAGCTCGCCAACGTCCGGGACCGGGTCCACGTCCAGCACCTCATCGACGCGTTCCTGGCCGGGAGCGGACACGAGGCGCTGCGCGAGGACAAGGACCACAAGTTCCTCAAGCACGACCTCCGGATGTACGCCGGTGACCTGCCCTACCGGGACGACGCCTGGCTGACGTCCTTCGCGGACATCGTCACCCCCTACCTCGACACCCTCACGCCGGGGGCGTTCGCGCGACTTCCGCGTGCCGAACGCGTCGTCGTCCAGCTGATCCGCGACCGCCGCCTGCCGGAGGCCCGCCTGGCCGCCCGGGGCCTCGGCCACGGCGTCGGCCCGAGGCGTGTGACCACCGACGCGCAAGGCCGCACCTACTGGGGGGACCGGGTCCCCGATTCGGACTGGTCACGCCGTGAACTGGACATCTCCGACCTGGAGTTGGAGACCCGCCCCTTCCCGAGCGCCCAGTTCCGCCACGAGATCACGGAGATCACCCGGGGCCCGGGCGCCTCGATCGACCTCGCGATCCGCACCTACGACCCCGCTTTGCGCCTCCCCGTGGGCCCGCAACGGGCGACGCTCCTCATCGCCCCGGGCGGCCGCCGCCTGCGCGTCCACTTCCGTCTCTCCCCCGTGCGCCCCGGCCTCTTCGAGGGCCACGCCCACCTGGACCTCGCGGCGGCCTCGCTCCCCCTCCACGGCTTCGCGGGAATCCGCCACCCGCTGCTCCGCCTCCAGCACCAGCGCCTCTCCCACACGGGCCTGCTGCTGGCCCCCCTGACCTTCCCGGCCCTGACGACCCGCGTCCCGTCCCACCACCTGACGGTGGAGCCGGAGGGCCATGCCCCGGGCCGCCTCCAGGTGCGCTGGGAACCGGTGGGAGTGACGGCGAAGCTGATCCGCCCGACGGCCCGCAAGCTGGCCCGCCCGAGGGTGAAAAGGGCAGCACGCCTGCTGGCGAGCGCCCTGAAGTAG
- a CDS encoding CDP-glycerol glycerophosphotransferase family protein: MAELSVVVHGPNVQDHLTELLDSLAAHSLPDAEVIVAAVGDWARETAERHAPDGGTVDVVPLPDGTGDAAARAAGAARASGRWLHFVHAKDGLPAGTPRTVAERVAELPDEVDVLLLDHVRSTWHTSGMPSPDGPILARAGRADVALDDCAPLLRLTPLLGTRVLRADFWRAHEARLSAEDEPYAALAALLLAGRVACLPHVAYENRRLRPASLPPVTPEQRYGLVERYESLLDLTRDRRAAHTVLYDLMVRDCLRTFARGGMPEEVAREFFRRASLAALRRRPEGYRRPAGLEGVRRSLLEEGAYAKYRAFQAVNRTRRSAKSALRTRKRQAGAKLRDHQYRRALGHPVNPHLAVFSAYWNRGVACNPAAIAAKLAELAPQIHAVWVVTEENAALLPPGTDHVVPGSRRYWDVLATAKYLVNNVNFPNAVVKRPDAIHVQTHHGTPLKRMGIDQMAFPAAAQGLDFQALLERIDRWDFSISANSHTTRMWERAYPSRYVSLDHGYPRNDVYYTAGAGDIRAVRDRLGIAPGRRAVLYAPTHRDYEAGWTPRLDLAALSDRLGEDTVLLVRGHYFYGGAASPLTNLRRTGRIIDVSSYDPVEELCLAADVLVTDYSSIMFDYANLDRPIVIHADDWETYRTTRGVYFDLMAEAPGPVARTQQELTEILTTEAWRDEGAAKTRAVFRRRFCEYDDGRAAERVVRRVFLGQDGRDLPPVLPIEERTPAPTPQEATA; this comes from the coding sequence ATGGCCGAGCTCAGTGTCGTCGTCCACGGGCCGAACGTTCAGGACCACCTGACGGAACTCCTCGACTCCCTCGCCGCCCACTCCCTGCCGGACGCCGAGGTGATCGTGGCGGCGGTCGGCGACTGGGCCCGGGAGACGGCCGAGCGGCACGCCCCGGACGGCGGCACGGTCGACGTAGTGCCGCTGCCGGACGGCACGGGCGACGCGGCGGCCCGGGCGGCGGGCGCGGCCCGGGCCTCCGGCCGCTGGCTGCACTTCGTCCACGCCAAGGACGGCCTGCCCGCCGGCACCCCGCGCACGGTCGCCGAACGGGTCGCCGAACTCCCCGACGAGGTCGATGTCCTCCTCCTTGACCACGTCCGCAGCACCTGGCACACCTCCGGCATGCCCTCCCCGGACGGCCCGATCCTCGCCCGGGCGGGCCGCGCCGACGTCGCCCTCGACGACTGCGCCCCGTTGCTGCGGCTGACCCCGCTGCTCGGCACCCGCGTGCTGCGCGCGGACTTCTGGCGGGCGCACGAGGCGCGGCTCAGCGCCGAGGACGAGCCGTACGCCGCCCTGGCCGCCCTGTTGCTCGCCGGCCGCGTCGCCTGCCTGCCGCACGTCGCCTACGAGAACCGCCGGCTGCGCCCCGCGAGCCTGCCCCCGGTCACGCCCGAGCAGCGCTACGGCCTCGTCGAGCGCTACGAGTCGCTCCTCGACCTCACCCGGGATCGGCGCGCCGCGCACACCGTGCTCTACGACCTCATGGTTCGCGACTGTCTGCGCACCTTCGCGCGCGGCGGCATGCCGGAGGAGGTCGCGCGGGAGTTCTTCCGCCGGGCGTCCCTGGCCGCCCTGCGCCGCCGCCCCGAGGGCTACCGCCGCCCGGCCGGGCTCGAAGGCGTCCGCCGCTCCCTGCTGGAGGAGGGCGCCTACGCGAAGTACCGCGCCTTCCAGGCCGTCAACCGCACCCGCCGCAGCGCCAAGTCGGCCCTGCGGACCCGGAAGCGCCAGGCCGGCGCGAAGCTCCGCGACCACCAGTACCGCAGGGCGCTCGGCCACCCCGTCAATCCGCATCTCGCGGTGTTCTCCGCGTACTGGAACCGCGGCGTCGCCTGCAACCCCGCCGCGATCGCAGCCAAGCTCGCCGAACTGGCCCCGCAGATCCACGCGGTGTGGGTCGTCACCGAGGAGAACGCGGCCCTCCTGCCGCCCGGCACCGACCACGTCGTCCCCGGCAGCCGCCGCTACTGGGACGTGCTGGCCACCGCCAAATACCTCGTCAACAACGTCAACTTCCCGAACGCGGTGGTCAAACGCCCGGACGCGATCCACGTCCAGACCCACCACGGCACGCCCCTGAAACGCATGGGCATCGACCAGATGGCGTTCCCCGCCGCCGCGCAGGGCCTGGACTTCCAGGCGCTGCTGGAGCGCATCGACCGGTGGGACTTCAGCATCTCGGCCAACAGCCACACCACCCGCATGTGGGAGCGGGCGTACCCGTCGCGCTACGTCTCCCTGGACCACGGCTATCCGCGCAACGACGTGTACTACACGGCCGGAGCCGGCGACATCCGCGCGGTCCGCGACCGCCTCGGCATCGCCCCGGGCCGCCGCGCCGTCCTCTACGCGCCCACCCACCGCGACTACGAGGCCGGCTGGACCCCGCGCCTGGACCTCGCCGCCCTCTCCGACCGCCTGGGCGAGGACACGGTCCTGCTCGTGCGCGGCCACTACTTCTACGGCGGCGCCGCCTCCCCGCTCACGAACCTGCGCCGCACCGGCCGGATCATCGACGTCTCCTCCTACGACCCGGTCGAGGAACTGTGCCTGGCGGCGGACGTCCTGGTCACGGACTACTCCTCGATCATGTTCGACTACGCCAACCTCGACCGGCCGATCGTGATCCACGCCGACGACTGGGAGACGTACCGCACGACCCGCGGCGTCTACTTCGACCTGATGGCGGAGGCCCCGGGCCCGGTCGCCCGCACCCAGCAGGAGCTGACGGAGATCCTCACCACCGAGGCCTGGCGCGACGAGGGCGCGGCGAAGACCCGGGCCGTCTTCCGGCGCCGGTTCTGCGAGTACGACGACGGACGCGCCGCCGAACGCGTCGTCCGCCGGGTCTTCCTCGGCCAGGACGGACGGGACCTGCCGCCCGTGCTGCCGATCGAGGAACGCACCCCGGCCCCGACCCCGCAGGAGGCGACCGCATGA
- a CDS encoding ABC transporter ATP-binding protein, producing MAEHPNEKIPTVVADGVDIVYRVNGTGAGRGSATAALNRIVRRKRTEKASGVRRVHAVKNVSFVAYRGEAIGLIGTNGSGKSTLLKAVAGLLPVENGRIHTDGQPSLLGVNAALMNDLTGERNVHLGGLAMGMSREQIKDRYQEIVDFSGINEKGDFITLPMRTYSSGMAARLRFSIAAAKDHDVLLIDEALATGDRSFQKRSEQRIRELRKHAGTVFLVSHNNKSIRDTCDRVLWLERGELRMDGPTEDVLKEYEAFTGDKTPKPKPKPKAAVPS from the coding sequence GTGGCTGAGCACCCGAACGAGAAGATTCCCACCGTCGTCGCCGACGGCGTCGACATCGTCTACCGCGTCAACGGCACCGGAGCCGGGCGCGGCTCCGCGACCGCCGCCCTCAACCGCATCGTGCGCCGCAAGCGGACCGAGAAGGCATCGGGCGTGCGCCGGGTGCACGCGGTGAAGAACGTGTCCTTCGTCGCCTACCGGGGCGAGGCGATCGGCCTGATCGGCACCAACGGCTCCGGCAAATCGACCCTGCTGAAGGCCGTCGCCGGGCTCCTGCCCGTGGAGAACGGCCGCATCCACACCGACGGCCAGCCCTCCCTGCTCGGCGTCAACGCCGCCCTGATGAACGACCTGACCGGCGAGCGCAACGTGCACCTCGGCGGACTGGCCATGGGCATGTCCCGGGAACAGATCAAGGACCGCTACCAGGAGATCGTCGACTTCTCGGGCATCAACGAGAAGGGCGACTTCATCACGCTGCCGATGCGCACGTACTCCTCCGGCATGGCCGCCCGGCTGCGGTTCTCCATCGCCGCCGCCAAGGACCACGACGTCCTGCTGATCGACGAGGCGCTGGCCACCGGCGACCGCTCCTTCCAGAAGCGCTCCGAGCAGCGCATCCGCGAGCTGCGCAAGCACGCGGGCACGGTGTTCCTGGTCAGCCACAACAACAAGTCGATCCGCGACACCTGCGACCGGGTGCTGTGGCTGGAGCGCGGCGAGCTGCGCATGGACGGGCCGACGGAGGACGTGCTCAAGGAGTACGAGGCGTTCACCGGTGACAAGACGCCGAAGCCGAAACCCAAGCCGAAGGCCGCCGTCCCCTCGTGA
- a CDS encoding ABC transporter permease, with translation MSTVLHTPPQSPAPAPAADDLTALAARHGLSVSGARPSLPEYVRRLWARRHFITAFATAKLTAQYSQAKLGQVWQVMTPLLNAAVYYFIFGVLLGTKHGVPDYIPFLVTGVFIWTFTQSSIMAGTRAISGNLGLVRALHFPRAALPISFCLQQLQQLLFSMGALVVILLCFGVPVGVSWLLALPALFLQFTFNAGVSMIMARMGAKTPDIAQLMPFVLRTWMYVSGVMWSIDKLAENDSLPHAVKIALAANPAAVYIDLMRFALIDSFHASQLPAHVWALAAGWALVAGVGGFIYFWKAEETYGRG, from the coding sequence GTGAGTACGGTCCTCCACACACCGCCCCAGTCCCCGGCCCCGGCCCCGGCCGCCGACGACCTCACGGCCCTCGCCGCCCGCCACGGCCTCTCGGTCAGCGGCGCCCGGCCCTCCCTGCCCGAGTACGTCCGCCGGCTGTGGGCCCGCCGCCACTTCATCACCGCGTTCGCCACCGCCAAGCTCACCGCCCAGTACAGCCAGGCGAAGCTCGGCCAGGTCTGGCAGGTGATGACCCCGCTGCTGAACGCGGCGGTCTACTACTTCATCTTCGGCGTGCTGCTCGGCACCAAGCACGGCGTGCCGGACTACATCCCGTTCCTGGTGACGGGCGTGTTCATCTGGACGTTCACGCAGAGCTCGATCATGGCGGGCACCCGCGCCATCTCCGGCAACCTCGGCCTGGTGCGCGCCCTGCACTTCCCGCGCGCCGCGCTGCCGATCTCCTTCTGCCTCCAGCAGCTCCAGCAGCTGCTGTTCTCGATGGGCGCGCTCGTCGTCATCCTGCTCTGCTTCGGCGTGCCGGTCGGCGTGTCCTGGCTGCTGGCGCTGCCGGCCCTGTTCCTGCAGTTCACGTTCAACGCGGGCGTCTCCATGATCATGGCCCGGATGGGTGCCAAGACCCCCGACATCGCCCAGCTGATGCCGTTCGTGCTGCGCACCTGGATGTACGTCTCGGGTGTCATGTGGAGCATCGACAAGCTGGCGGAGAACGACAGCCTGCCCCACGCGGTGAAGATCGCGCTGGCGGCCAACCCGGCCGCCGTCTACATCGACCTGATGCGCTTCGCCCTGATCGACAGCTTCCACGCGAGCCAGCTCCCCGCCCACGTGTGGGCGCTCGCCGCCGGCTGGGCACTGGTCGCCGGCGTCGGCGGCTTCATCTACTTCTGGAAGGCTGAGGAGACGTACGGCCGTGGCTGA
- a CDS encoding TetR/AcrR family transcriptional regulator, translated as MTTKPDEPQQPPRRRAPAGAAVLREDVTEAIRAAVFEELAAVGYARMSIEGIARRAGVGKTAVYRRWRSKLHLVLDIVSALAVQGLPAPDTGSLEGDLRLLYEVTSRALRHPVASQIIPDLQAEAARNPEIAEAMQKALREGQDGVATGIVTAAERRGELRGGIDHDLALDLISGPLYWRSVVIRNPKLPKGYLGSLARATAEALRAL; from the coding sequence ATGACGACGAAACCCGACGAGCCCCAGCAGCCCCCGCGCCGCCGGGCCCCCGCGGGGGCGGCCGTACTGCGGGAGGACGTGACGGAAGCGATCCGGGCCGCCGTCTTCGAGGAACTCGCGGCCGTCGGGTACGCGCGCATGTCCATCGAGGGGATCGCGCGCCGGGCGGGGGTGGGGAAGACGGCGGTGTACCGCCGCTGGCGCTCGAAGCTGCACCTGGTGCTCGACATCGTCTCGGCGCTCGCCGTACAGGGCCTGCCCGCGCCGGACACCGGCTCCCTGGAGGGCGACCTGCGGCTCCTCTACGAGGTGACGTCCCGCGCCCTGCGCCACCCCGTCGCCTCGCAGATCATCCCCGACCTCCAGGCCGAGGCGGCCCGCAACCCCGAGATCGCCGAGGCCATGCAGAAGGCCCTGCGCGAGGGGCAGGACGGCGTCGCCACCGGCATCGTGACGGCGGCGGAACGCCGTGGGGAGCTGCGCGGGGGCATCGACCACGACCTCGCGCTCGACCTGATCTCCGGCCCGCTGTACTGGCGCTCGGTGGTGATCCGCAACCCGAAGCTGCCGAAGGGGTACCTGGGCTCCCTGGCCCGGGCCACGGCGGAGGCGCTGCGGGCGCTCTGA
- the galE gene encoding UDP-glucose 4-epimerase GalE, with protein MTWLITGGAGYIGAHVVRAMTAAGEQAVVYDDLSTGIAERVPDGVELVVGSTLDAERLARTLADHEVTGVVHLAAKKQVGESVELPLHYYRENVEGLRILLDAVTAAKVASFVFSSSAAVYGMPDVDLVTEETPCLPLSPYGETKLAGEWLVRATGRATGLSTASLRYFNVAGAAGPELADAGVFNLVPMVFEKLTQDAPPRVFGDDYPTPDGTCVRDYIHVVDLAEAHVAAARALRSSPGRDLTLNIGRGEGVSVREMIDRINAVTGHDRPPAVTPRRPGDPARVVASADRAAAELGWKARLDVQDMITSAWQGWLRLHPEAGRG; from the coding sequence ATGACCTGGTTGATCACCGGCGGCGCCGGCTACATCGGCGCGCACGTCGTACGGGCGATGACCGCGGCGGGCGAACAGGCGGTGGTGTACGACGACCTGTCCACCGGGATCGCCGAGCGCGTGCCCGACGGGGTGGAGCTGGTGGTGGGCTCGACCCTGGACGCTGAGCGGCTCGCCCGCACCCTCGCGGACCACGAGGTCACCGGCGTCGTCCACCTCGCGGCGAAGAAGCAGGTGGGCGAGTCCGTCGAACTGCCGTTGCACTACTACCGGGAGAACGTCGAGGGCCTGCGGATCCTGCTGGACGCCGTGACGGCGGCGAAGGTGGCGTCCTTCGTCTTCTCCTCCTCGGCGGCGGTGTACGGCATGCCGGACGTGGACCTGGTCACGGAGGAGACTCCGTGCCTGCCTCTGTCGCCGTACGGCGAGACCAAGCTGGCCGGTGAGTGGCTGGTTCGCGCCACGGGCCGGGCCACCGGACTGTCGACGGCGTCCCTGCGCTACTTCAACGTGGCGGGGGCGGCGGGCCCGGAACTCGCGGACGCCGGTGTCTTCAACCTCGTGCCCATGGTCTTCGAGAAGCTCACGCAGGACGCGCCGCCGCGTGTCTTCGGCGACGACTACCCGACCCCGGACGGCACCTGCGTGCGGGACTACATCCACGTGGTCGACCTGGCCGAGGCCCATGTCGCGGCGGCCCGGGCCCTGCGCTCCTCCCCCGGCCGCGACCTCACGCTCAACATCGGCCGGGGCGAGGGCGTCTCCGTCCGGGAGATGATCGACCGCATCAACGCGGTCACCGGCCACGACCGGCCGCCCGCGGTCACCCCCCGCCGCCCGGGCGACCCGGCCCGCGTCGTCGCCTCCGCCGACCGCGCGGCGGCGGAACTGGGCTGGAAGGCTCGGCTCGACGTGCAGGACATGATCACGTCCGCGTGGCAGGGGTGGCTGCGGCTGCACCCGGAGGCGGGACGGGGCTGA
- a CDS encoding glycosyltransferase family 2 protein, translating into MNAESEIARDTEGHTARHTAKPRAEVAVVVIGYDDAAHVTDAVRSALAQGPAVREVVAVDDCSRDGSAGLLERLSTAESRLKVIRRRANSGGCGTPRNTGLDAVTSPYVMFLDSDDVLPPGAVDALLAAAEGAHAEVAGGLCVRRELPSGREVPWQPRLYALHAVVPRPAQRTRLVHDTLCVNKLYRTAFLRAHGIRFPEGRFPYEDVVFTARVLAAAPRIALIPDRVYVWHVRRSDARLSISLDRSGVENWRARTEACRQAYEVLLGAGQKELARAARAKFLDHDLRMYVRELGLRDAAYRRAWWELTRAHLAEYDADDWARNPAAPGRLIGRVVLASPEPCDLPRLRELAARPARLYPPYTRAADGTPVWSDGIPQVSLEPLQARPVRALPLAVDAELRPGVRGTRLRLRLHELYGRVAQAGPETVEVEWRHRDDGDVVVRGARLTLAPCAACAGMQGADEAAGAGGSAGAGGSGGAGGSADAAGAGGPAGGTGETGTWSAETAVDLLALAAPGVGTWDLRLRIRFRDGASRDVTAHALTGAGLLRRRAVPSARHGVVLVQPYTTHSGALALRVAPGVHGVLSVVRTRLRRLLH; encoded by the coding sequence ATGAATGCCGAGAGTGAGATCGCCAGGGATACCGAGGGGCATACCGCGAGGCACACCGCGAAGCCGCGCGCCGAGGTCGCCGTCGTGGTGATCGGTTACGACGACGCCGCGCATGTCACGGACGCCGTGCGCTCGGCCCTCGCCCAGGGGCCGGCCGTACGCGAGGTGGTGGCCGTCGACGACTGCTCCAGGGACGGCAGCGCCGGCCTGCTGGAACGGCTGTCCACCGCGGAATCACGCCTGAAGGTGATCCGCCGCCGGGCCAACAGCGGCGGCTGCGGCACCCCGCGCAACACCGGGCTCGACGCGGTGACCTCGCCGTACGTGATGTTCCTGGACAGCGACGACGTCCTGCCGCCCGGCGCCGTCGACGCGCTGCTGGCAGCCGCCGAGGGGGCGCACGCGGAGGTCGCGGGCGGCCTGTGCGTACGCCGGGAGCTGCCGTCGGGGCGCGAAGTCCCCTGGCAGCCGCGCCTCTACGCGCTGCACGCCGTGGTGCCGCGCCCCGCGCAGCGAACGCGCCTGGTCCACGACACGCTCTGCGTCAACAAGCTCTACCGCACCGCCTTCCTGCGCGCGCACGGCATTCGCTTCCCCGAGGGCCGCTTCCCGTACGAGGACGTCGTCTTCACCGCGCGCGTCCTGGCCGCGGCGCCCCGCATCGCCCTGATCCCGGACCGGGTGTACGTCTGGCACGTGCGCCGGTCGGACGCGCGGCTGTCGATCTCCCTGGACCGGTCCGGCGTCGAGAACTGGCGGGCCCGGACAGAGGCGTGCCGGCAGGCGTACGAGGTGTTGCTGGGCGCCGGGCAGAAGGAACTCGCGCGGGCCGCGCGCGCCAAGTTCCTCGACCACGACCTGCGGATGTACGTGCGGGAACTGGGGTTGCGCGACGCCGCCTACCGGCGCGCGTGGTGGGAGCTCACGCGAGCGCACCTCGCGGAGTACGACGCCGACGACTGGGCGCGCAACCCGGCCGCTCCCGGCCGGCTGATCGGGCGGGTCGTCCTGGCCTCCCCGGAGCCGTGCGACCTGCCCCGGCTGCGGGAGCTGGCGGCCCGCCCGGCCCGCCTGTACCCGCCGTACACCCGCGCCGCGGACGGCACGCCCGTCTGGTCGGACGGCATCCCGCAGGTCTCCCTGGAGCCGCTCCAGGCCCGGCCGGTGCGGGCGCTGCCCCTCGCCGTCGACGCGGAGCTGCGGCCGGGCGTGCGGGGCACCCGGCTGCGGTTGCGCCTGCACGAGCTGTACGGGCGGGTGGCGCAGGCGGGGCCGGAGACGGTGGAGGTGGAGTGGCGGCACCGGGACGACGGTGACGTGGTGGTCCGCGGTGCGCGCCTGACACTCGCGCCGTGCGCGGCGTGCGCGGGGATGCAGGGAGCCGACGAAGCTGCGGGGGCAGGCGGGTCAGCCGGTGCGGGCGGGTCAGGCGGTGCAGGCGGGTCGGCCGATGCAGCCGGTGCAGGCGGTCCGGCCGGAGGAACCGGAGAAACCGGCACCTGGTCGGCGGAGACGGCCGTCGATCTCCTCGCGCTGGCCGCGCCCGGCGTCGGCACCTGGGATCTGCGCCTTCGCATCCGCTTCCGCGACGGCGCGAGCCGCGATGTCACGGCGCATGCCCTCACGGGCGCCGGTCTGCTGCGGCGCCGCGCCGTCCCGAGCGCCCGGCACGGCGTGGTACTCGTCCAGCCGTACACCACCCACTCCGGCGCGCTGGCGCTGCGGGTGGCGCCGGGCGTACACGGGGTGCTGTCGGTCGTACGCACACGACTGCGCCGCCTGCTTCACTGA
- a CDS encoding glycosyltransferase family 39 protein — protein MAVMLTIGLWGLDRGGMWGDESVTFQVAQRTVPQIWRLLHDVDAVHGLYYLFMHAVLTVHPGEVVLRLPSVCAATATAGLVAALGVRLAGPRVGLGAGVLYAITPMAGHYAQEGRSYALVAAGVAGATLMLVRAVGEGGVRAWWPYGTVVGLTCVLHELAVPVLGAHAVTLALLRVPRRVWSGWGRAAGAVALLVLPLVWVSQGQAGQVAWLVPPGWDRVGRLARNFSPGPAGPVFWGALLLMAVGLRERRTAAVALPLLLVPPGILMTVSQVRPLYHDRYVLYALAGASLLVAAGAGRVARELGRVRFDGRRMRVGARPVRALLGVTGVLALTVTFLTQLPVHRQDRSATHRPDNLAVVSALAVRQMRPGDPVLFVPSVGRLAALAYPKGFQRVRDIALRESAPRSGTLWGLEATPGELRRRLASVDRVWVVAERSALDPRRSPPDPVERTKLAVLAQEFTVREEYVHEERVRDDVLLRLYVRRPPGDTPTGDEPPGEPSGLRSPGVSAGAPALGAPAPAPSAQDPPFVARHPA, from the coding sequence ATGGCGGTGATGCTCACGATCGGGCTGTGGGGGCTGGACCGCGGCGGCATGTGGGGCGACGAGAGTGTCACCTTCCAGGTCGCGCAGCGCACGGTCCCGCAGATCTGGCGGCTGCTGCACGACGTGGACGCCGTGCACGGCCTGTACTACCTGTTCATGCACGCGGTCCTCACCGTCCACCCGGGCGAGGTCGTGCTGCGCCTGCCGTCGGTGTGCGCGGCGACGGCGACTGCCGGCCTGGTCGCGGCCCTGGGAGTCCGGCTGGCCGGGCCCCGGGTCGGCCTGGGGGCCGGTGTCCTCTACGCGATCACGCCGATGGCCGGCCACTACGCCCAGGAGGGACGGTCGTACGCGCTCGTCGCGGCGGGTGTGGCGGGGGCGACCCTGATGCTGGTGAGGGCCGTGGGCGAGGGGGGCGTGCGGGCCTGGTGGCCGTACGGGACGGTCGTCGGTCTGACCTGTGTGCTGCACGAGCTGGCGGTACCGGTGCTGGGCGCGCACGCGGTGACGCTGGCCCTGCTGCGGGTGCCGAGGAGGGTGTGGTCCGGCTGGGGGCGTGCGGCGGGGGCGGTGGCACTGCTCGTGCTGCCGCTGGTGTGGGTGTCGCAGGGGCAGGCGGGGCAGGTGGCGTGGCTGGTGCCGCCGGGGTGGGACCGGGTCGGGAGGCTGGCCCGGAACTTCTCTCCCGGCCCGGCGGGGCCGGTGTTCTGGGGGGCGCTGCTGCTGATGGCCGTCGGACTCCGGGAACGGCGGACGGCCGCGGTCGCGTTGCCGCTGCTGCTGGTGCCGCCGGGGATCCTCATGACCGTGTCGCAGGTCCGGCCGCTCTACCACGACCGCTACGTGCTCTACGCGCTGGCGGGCGCGTCCCTGCTGGTCGCGGCCGGGGCCGGGCGGGTCGCCCGGGAGCTGGGTCGGGTGCGGTTCGACGGGCGGCGGATGCGGGTCGGCGCCCGGCCGGTGCGGGCCCTGCTGGGCGTCACCGGCGTGCTCGCCCTCACCGTCACCTTCCTGACCCAGCTCCCGGTGCACCGTCAGGACCGTTCCGCCACCCATCGCCCGGACAACCTCGCCGTCGTGTCCGCGCTCGCGGTGCGCCAGATGCGCCCCGGAGACCCGGTGCTGTTCGTGCCGTCGGTCGGCAGGCTCGCCGCGCTGGCCTACCCGAAGGGGTTCCAGCGGGTGCGGGACATCGCGCTGCGGGAGTCCGCGCCCCGCTCCGGGACGCTGTGGGGGCTCGAGGCGACGCCCGGGGAGCTGCGACGGCGACTCGCCTCGGTGGACCGCGTCTGGGTGGTCGCCGAACGGTCCGCCCTAGACCCGCGCCGGAGCCCGCCCGACCCGGTCGAGCGAACCAAACTCGCCGTCCTGGCACAGGAGTTCACCGTCCGTGAGGAGTACGTCCACGAGGAACGCGTCCGCGACGACGTGCTCCTGCGCCTCTACGTCCGCCGTCCCCCCGGAGACACCCCGACGGGTGACGAGCCACCCGGTGAACCGTCCGGCCTCCGGTCGCCCGGCGTGTCCGCCGGCGCCCCGGCTCTCGGCGCCCCGGCCCCGGCCCCCTCGGCCCAGGACCCCCCGTTCGTGGCGCGCCACCCGGCGTGA